A stretch of the Buchananella sp. 14KM1171 genome encodes the following:
- a CDS encoding IS1634 family transposase, translating into MSPFIRQVRTASGATAVQIVIKEGRRNRIVEHIGSARTPGELAALVQIAREKLHPGQLELDLDLSSGWADSAPGGLEDYRQAASSAARVVGHRSGLLWQILCDAWRDLGFDQAVGDEAFKQIVLARLIEPTSKSAIAAMLTSLGLESFDSRTHFRALARCVERDYRCALARAALAHCLAYGDVSLVLYDVTTLYFEVEEEDALRKVGYSKERRVDPQILVGLLVDRNGFPLEASCWEGNKCETHTLIPTIEAFKQRAGVENLVVVADAGMLSRANLQALNEAGYGFIVGARQTKAPLDLQAHFFWHGDYFTDGQIIETITPRHAGKQERDQRLKAEPVWHPQTHPGSWRAIWVYSSKRAARDNKTLTLQENRARAIVAGEKAMRSARFVTTSSQGRGLDEKALARARRLVGLKGYVTNIPAQAMSAAEIVADYHDLWKVEQSFRMSKHDLRARPVFHHTHQSIQAHLTVVTAALAIARHLQTRTGLSIKKIIQALRPVIDVTININGHELTATSQPQGQAANILASLTNKMGH; encoded by the coding sequence GTGAGCCCGTTCATCCGTCAAGTGCGTACTGCCTCGGGGGCCACGGCTGTGCAGATCGTGATCAAGGAAGGCCGGCGTAACAGGATTGTTGAGCACATTGGTTCGGCTCGTACGCCTGGCGAGCTTGCTGCCTTGGTCCAGATCGCACGGGAAAAGCTCCATCCTGGCCAGCTCGAGCTAGACCTGGACCTTTCATCGGGGTGGGCAGACTCCGCGCCGGGTGGCCTGGAGGACTACCGGCAGGCGGCCAGTAGCGCAGCGCGCGTGGTTGGCCACCGTAGCGGCTTGTTGTGGCAGATCCTTTGCGATGCTTGGCGGGATCTTGGCTTTGACCAAGCGGTAGGCGATGAGGCCTTCAAACAGATTGTCCTGGCCCGGCTGATCGAACCCACCAGCAAGAGCGCTATAGCAGCAATGTTGACCAGCCTGGGGCTGGAATCCTTTGACTCACGCACCCACTTTCGTGCCCTGGCCCGTTGTGTGGAGCGTGATTACCGCTGCGCTTTGGCTCGCGCGGCTTTGGCGCATTGCCTGGCGTATGGGGATGTGTCCTTGGTGTTGTACGACGTGACTACCTTGTACTTCGAAGTCGAGGAAGAAGACGCGCTACGCAAGGTCGGTTACTCCAAGGAACGCCGCGTCGATCCCCAGATCCTGGTCGGCCTGCTGGTAGACCGCAACGGTTTTCCCCTAGAGGCCTCCTGTTGGGAGGGCAACAAGTGCGAAACCCATACCCTCATCCCTACCATCGAGGCCTTCAAGCAACGCGCTGGGGTGGAAAACCTGGTGGTGGTAGCTGATGCTGGCATGCTCTCTCGGGCTAACTTGCAAGCCCTCAACGAGGCTGGCTACGGCTTCATTGTCGGGGCCAGGCAGACCAAAGCGCCCCTGGACCTCCAAGCGCATTTCTTCTGGCACGGGGACTACTTCACTGATGGGCAGATCATTGAGACCATCACCCCACGCCACGCCGGCAAACAAGAACGCGATCAGCGCCTCAAGGCCGAACCGGTCTGGCACCCACAAACACACCCGGGCTCGTGGCGGGCGATCTGGGTCTACTCATCAAAGCGTGCCGCCAGGGACAACAAGACCCTTACTCTCCAGGAGAACCGGGCTAGAGCCATCGTTGCTGGGGAAAAAGCTATGCGCTCAGCCAGGTTCGTCACCACTAGCTCCCAAGGAAGGGGCCTGGATGAAAAGGCCCTGGCCAGGGCGCGGCGTCTAGTCGGGCTTAAGGGCTATGTCACCAACATCCCAGCCCAGGCCATGAGCGCGGCCGAAATTGTGGCTGACTACCACGATCTGTGGAAGGTGGAACAGTCCTTTCGCATGTCCAAACACGATCTACGCGCCCGCCCGGTCTTCCACCACACCCACCAATCCATCCAGGCTCACCTGACCGTGGTAACCGCTGCCCTGGCCATAGCCCGCCACCTACAGACCCGAACCGGCCTGTCCATCAAGAAGATCATCCAGGCCCTCAGGCCCGTCATTGACGTCACCATCAACATCAACGGACACGAACTCACAGCCACCAGCCAACCCCAAGGCCAAGCCGCCAACATCCTGGCCAGCCTCACCAACAAAATGGGTCACTAA